The Chelonia mydas isolate rCheMyd1 chromosome 1, rCheMyd1.pri.v2, whole genome shotgun sequence nucleotide sequence TGGCCCTCAACTTTGCCCTAGATATGATCCCATTAATGACAATGGGAtctctctcattgacttcaaaaagcacagcacttttggaaatctcatCCCATTTATATTGCCTCTTAATAAGTTCAGTTCAGATCATCCCATCTCCTAAGTTTTACCACCACAGGGAAGAAATCCCCTAAGAATCTCTCTCTGCATCATCCTACCAGGGACGGGAGAAGATTTGCCCCCATCCTGCAACATCCTGAAAAAAAACATCCTCAAAGACCTTCAGGAGGCCATGACATTCATGTGAAGTTCCTGAACTGTCTCACTGGCACCTGCCTGCCCCTATCTCTGGCTCCCTGGCAGTGTAGCTTCATTGGACCCAGGttcctcccagctgcagctgtccCTGAAACTTCTGCAGATGGAGCTTAGCACAATTGATAATACtagtaatatattttcttttccaaaaCATCTCCATGAGACTGGAAGGGCAGATAATGTTCATCCCCTCCGCCCCCTCGCCCCCAGCTTCACCCCTGGCCTGTCCACATCTTCTCTTGCCCACCCAATCTTCATCTTTCCCACAGTCCAGACACCCACAGAGAGCTCTGCAGAATCTGGAGGGGGCAATGATATCACAGAATCAGCTGAACCCCAGATTTGGGCATGAGCTGGGGAACATCCTTGGGGAGACCCTTCCAAGTGCAGATCCCACATGAATGATCCAGGACTTCCATATATCACATGCTGTGCTTACAAGTAACTCAACCAGAATTCCAAACGTCAAGCTAAGTTCCTTCCATCTCACACATCTTCATcatgaaaaaacacatttttttgcaGGCTAAAACATGCCCTCAGTGACAGCAGTGCAACTCCATTGCCTTTTCGTGCTTTCAAGCAGTTAACCTGACCCTATAATTGGAATTTAGCAAGCTAAAGCTCACTCGCTTTCTTGGCTATGATGGCTCTACAGTTTTTACAAGACTAAAATGTAGTGAAACCATATGTTATTCACTGAAACAAGCAGTTGTGCCTCTGAGTATACACTGGGAGCAGATCTGTGTATACTGAATGAAGAGGGTTGTAGGGGATTATAGCTGGGTTTGGAGTTTCCCTCTTGCATGATCTGAGAGAAGAAGAGGATGAAAGCTGTTGGAATccatccacctccttccccaacacacacacacacacatacacacacacacacacacccctcagaaTATCTTATAAGGAGGGAAACAACCAGACCACCATTCTTTTACACCCTGCTCTCACAAGATTTGCTTTTGTAAGAGTCAGAAACAAATACTATTGCAGGGtccttaacaacaacaacaacaaaagctagACCACCCTCATCCCATTTAACACAGATGCAATCACATAATCTAATACATTTACTCCCATTCACATCTCTAAAACACATCTCTAATTCTCCCATGAGACTGTGTGCAGGTCCCATGAACCTGGTGATATCACCATGCTGGTGCAGAACAGCACCAAGTACCAGCATGCATAACCAAACCCACTCAATCTGCATTAGAATCAGCATTTCTACACAACATCCCACAAACCTAATTTTAATACTACTGTCACTTTTTGTTTTCTGAGGTGTATTAGTCATACTAAAGAATACAATGTGTGTATGTTTTTTGCCCTTTTAGGCAATCCTTACTCAGACCAGCATGGAGCAAAACATGCACCAATCTCTGTGTGAGTTTGTTGGACTGAGTAAAGACCAGGTGATCTTCAGGCATTATAAACGATAGAACTGTATTTAACTTCCTGATGACTTTTTCCTAATAGGAAATGGGGATGAAGGAAAGAGTCTTCTGCATCGCCTACAAACTGTACAAGGAAGATCCAAATGAACCAGTGTGGAATGGAGGCTTGAAGGCAGAGCAATGAGACCTTCCCctatgtgtatgtctacactgtgttttaaaacctgtggcagtgagtctcagaacctggacctacagacttgggctcatgctatggtgctaaaaacagctctgtagacatttgggctcaggctggagcccaggctttgaagCCCAGGGAGAAGTGAGGGTTTCAGATTCTGAGCTCCAGTCTGGGCCCAAACagttacactgctgtttttagtacCATAACATGAgcccctgcgagcccaagtctttaggcccaggctctgagacttatTGCCACAAGTTTTAAAACACAGCATAAACATACCCTATATGGCTCTAAGATCCCCACATGTGTAATGGCAGCTGCCACTAATCCAGTCTTTAGGGTAGAATTATGGTCATGGGAAATTTGTTCTTTAAGGGGTTGATCTACAAGCTACTGAGCACTCTGTCCCCGGaacagcaaagcacttgagtaaatacttaagtttaagcatgtgaataatcttATTGACTTGATTGGCACTAGTTATGTACTTAAGATTGGGCATGTACTTAAGTAGTTTCTGAATCAAGACATTAGGGATCAGTCCAAAACTCATTGGTGTAAATGggagtgttgccattgacttaaatggaggcAGGACCAGGGCCTTAATTACAAGAAAGCCATAATGAACTATAATAGAGGTATTGACTTCTGCCACATGTCAAATCCACAAACTAATTTCCAGGGGAAAAAATTACGCTTTTGATTTAACTTCTTACATTCAGTTCAGCAAACAAATATGCACAAACATCAATTTGTGAAGTTATCTAAATTACATGATGTATTTTAAACTGTACAGCATGAAAATAATTTTACCTCAGAGCAAACAAACTGAtcataatttcctgcaaaataATATATGTTATTCATCTTTAAcgaagttttaaaaatacacactaTATTtccagaggttttttttaaatatcaacttTGTAATTCAATTTTTACAATTGCCTTTTATACTAGATACTGTCCACCAGTGCCAAATCATAAGACTTCACTCTTAGTGATTAATTTTAAGAATCACTCCCCAAtgtattaaattttaaatattgctGTGTGACTGAAACTCCAAAGTAGCTTTGTGTCAAATACTGGTCTATTTGACCTTTGCAATAGAAAGGTTCTCATCACCTGAAATTTGGTTTCAAATTTCTCATCTGTTCTTTTCTGCCTACTTAACTAAGAGCTTAAACCAAAATCCAATTACAGTGCATCttctgtttagaaaaaaaaagtactaCGGTAAACTCATGGTTCATACAAACCATGATATTTCCAATGAAATGAGAAATActgtaattttaattattttcaaatgctCTAGAATAACCTCTTACTTAATAAGAGTTGAACACAATGATCAAATAAAAACCAGGAGTAGAAGCATACCAGCTATATTCACGGATCAACTGAATACTTgtgataataataatattcagGAACCCATATTTTAACTAAGTAGCATTGGAATTCAACTATTTTTACAAATTTACTAGCAGCATGGACTTAAAATTGCAAATCTGAACtgattaaatattatttaatcttTATAGTGTATTTGTTTTATGTATCATCCTTTAGGatatctagggcctgatccaaagcccattataGTAATGGAAGAGCTCCCACTGATTTGGACTTTGGATAAGGCCCAGACTGAAGAAATATATTGAATCTACCATGCCATTTTCCTTGAACTAATTTCAGTGGGGAGCTTGGCAATGAAagattttaataaacaaaataattttagaGCTGTGGGCCCAAGCCTGATGCCCTTGCTCAGTCATCTCATTGATGTTAATGACAGATTTTccagcaggatttgacccattttCTTTAACAGAGAAAGTAAAAATATTGGCATATCTTCTAATTTTTCCACTCTGGTATCCTAGCATTAAAAGAGAATAATTAGATGTTATTATGGCAATCCATGAAAAtacatgaaaaacacatcacagtaTTTAAGCTAGTATTGACAAAGGGCAGTAAGGTCTTATTTCATACACTTTAGTTTCTTACAGTGAAATAATTGACTCTGAGATGCTAACTGTTTTGTTCAGCAACTACAAGCATTAATAAATGTGTCTGCAAAGAATATTCTGCAGCTCAAATGCTTTCCATACAGAAAATATTCTCTGTCTCCAaaaccagcatttaaaaaaacctttacaTTTGTATGGCCTACTTAGTGCTTTGACCCAGTTCAGACTCAGAAGCAGCCAGAATCTTCCTCTATTCCAGAAAAGCAATAGGCTTCTGACTTAAGAATAAGAAATTGAGTATTTCCCCTGACGGAAAGCTGACAACTCATTATTAGGAACTGTGTCTTCTAACATCAACCCAATACCATTTATATTCAGTATCAGTTATTCCTGGTTAACAAGACTATATCAATATTATCAATCACAATTACCATAATTTCCCCAGATGTAAACATTACTTCAATCTGTTTCttaatatttcaaaagaaaagcaaattttttgtaaaaatcaaagtttaaaataaattatggtCCAGATTCTCAACTGTTGTAACTCAGCATAactctattaaagtcagtggagctacactaatCTGCACCAGCTAAGAACCCAGCCCAATatttaaatgcattaaaataaatgttttttctttgttgtacTTCTTGTTTTGTATATCCCTCGTATGTGTGATTatcaaagtaaacaaaaaaatgttcaaaGACACCAGACTTATGCAACAGTTGATCAATATATTTTGAAACCAGAATAGAATTACAGTGAGACAACAACAATAACACGTGAAGGTAAAACAGAAACAAGTCCACAGAGAAGCTCAGCCGCAACCAGTATACATTGTGTATGCAGTTTATGTGGCATAGTCAAGCATAAGTGTCTGAACCTTGAGTATTTAAAGCAACTACTCTAATCTGCTTCAAATTTAGATGCACAGATATGTGTAACATGTAAAAGCAAGATCTACCGATGTTAGAGGAAGCAATTTCTTTCTACTTAATTAATATGCTTTTATTTTGAAGATCTGGGAGCCTAAATATGAAATTCAGCTTAACAGAATATCTAAAAGTGAATTTATACTAACCCAAAAAATTTCTGACTACAAAGGTATTGCCATAATACAAAACATGACTAAAACAAACTCCAGAAACTACTAGGCATACAAGAGAAGAAAGTCCAATAACTCATAAAAATCTTACTTTTAGGTAAAAATATGAAAGTATAAAGTCAGTATTTCAGAATGATACAGTAAAAAAACATGCAATATTTGCTAATTGTGATTTATATTATAATTATTGAAAGGTATAATAATTTGCATGAGAGAACGAGTAATGTCATAATTGCCACTTATTAACCTATGAATCAATTGTTTCTtgaggttgctggggtaagaaAGAGTAGAGGGTCCAGCAGAATATAAATGTTACAGTGAGTGGTATTCATAGTAACTTTTCCTGATTTTGTAATCAACTAAAAATTGTTAACTGGATGAAATGCTCTCTTCTCCTCCAGAATGTAGCTACTCTCCCAGAATACTAAAACTTTcttaaatgcaaataaatttCTTGAATGGATTTTCTTATTTCACTTCTGACCTGTCTTTATATATATGATTATTGAGTGAattctttatttttcatattgtCTTTTAATACAGAGTAAAAAGGAGCACACCACATTAACCAGTCAAATGGGGTATAACAACTATATATGATTAGATGTCAAATTTCTGTTTCTTCATCAGATGTTAGATGTTGATCCTTTAACATAATTCTTAAATATCATCTAGACATTTAATTATCACAGATTTGAGTACATTAGCAAAgctatttccctttttttaaaataaatcaagtaTTTATAAAGAACAAAACAAGATAGTAAAGTGggattttctatttattttgtttttaaacaggtcATTTCCCCAAGatagagcatttaaaaaaaaaagtaggactTTATAGTTGCATGTACATTCAATTGAGTATACAGTACACTAAATCACCTTACTATATACCATGTGCAGCGCTAGACTGCTTAAGACTGCTAAATAATTGGATTTCACATAGTGATATATAAGACTGAAAATGCCCTAAAAGATATGAGCACATAAATTCAGGGAGAGAACATGTGACATAGTTATATATCTCCAGTGTATGTAGACTATGGGAGCAGTAAGCATTGTGCTCTGTTTTTCAGCACGTTGGACAGCAACTGTTTTAGAAAAGAGCCAGTGTAACAGGAGTAGGGATTTGCATCTGATCATTAATTATCACACATAAAAAATATAGTTGACCAGATCACTTCTTTGTCATATCTTCCAAAAGGCACAATACTACTtgattttttgttcttgttttgtcttcACTTTGTCACATAGATTGGTTGGACAAATTCTCAATACACGGTAGAATAGCACTGGCAGGCAGGTCTAGTGCATGCAACCCCAACCCAAGAACTATTAGTAATTTgctctgtatttcctttttgCCCCTTTTCTTACTGGAAAGGTACAAGTAcggatattttcttttttaaaatgtaactggtttaattttatttttatttctcttcagaACACTCATTCAAAACATGTATTCACATCAACCcccagtgagaaaaaaaaaagaaataatatacAGTATTGTATAATTAGTATTCTATGCAATTTTCCCTTTCTCACATGCTATGATATATGGTAAAGCAACTGTTAATGTGGTGGTGAAAAAGTCCAATCAAACCAGCCTATGATTTAAAACATCATGTTAATAATGTAAATATTGCTCGTTTGGCAGCACAAGGTAGGAGATCAATTTCCAGGAGAAGGAGTTACTGAAATGGCAATGATGCCCTCACACTTGTGGCCCTTACCTAAACATTTTCTATTGCCTCCAAATCAGCCAATTTCGAGATAAAAGATATTTACACTGTAGTCTAAGTATAAAATGCATGtggtgtgtgtttacatataCATATACGGTTAAATGATCCAGGAAATGCAGGTCCAAAATTGCTTTGTGAGTTGCTTTTATTCCTATTGAACTTAATGAGAAAAACTCTACAGACATATTTTTCTTGCTGATAACATCAGGTTTTATTTACATAATGAGATAACGTTATTGGACTTTTGGACATGCATATGTTTGTCCTTTGAGGCAGTATACATAAGCTATCTTTATTCGTACTGCCCATATTCAACACAATGGGATTCTGTAAGGCATATACCTTAATAATCAAACGATTCCAGAAGGCCCTGTTAAAGTTAAAAGACACTAACGGGTGTGGGATCAGGTTCTCTTGTTCAATATGCTCACCAGAAAAGCCTTCTGTTCAGATAGATAATTTGTATGTGCTGCTGTGCTCAGCTGATTCAGATTTCTAAAGCAGGATTTGGTTTGGATTTGTTAAGGTACCAATGCAGTAGATAATCAAGAAAATTCAGGCAAGCCAGTTCAGAGCAGAAGCCATGTAGATGGTTTGGttgttcagaaaatattttttaaaaaccagactGTATTTTAAGCACCAAGCACGGCCCCTTTCCCTGCGCTTTCCCGCCTTGAGAGCTGGGCCAACTAGTCTTGTGCAAAGTGGAGAGACAGCTATCAACGTGGGACACTGTTTGCTTATGAAGAAAAATAATCTGTCTTTGGATCGTTCTGAATGAGCATGGGGAATACACAAAGACTAACGATGAGGTTTATTGAAATTCTGTCATCATTTCTTCCCTAGTAAAGGTCACTGCAGTGTCTGTTTACAGCCACTCTAGTCCTTGAGCTCTTCCCCACTCCACAGATTGTGTAGAGCAGACTTCAGACACAGACACATACGCATACATAGATAGTCATCTGGAACGTCTTCCTTTTTACACGTGATCGCGTTGCCACAATCTCTATTCGTACGTTAGGAAATGCCCATTCTTGATTCCTCCAGAATCCCATCACATTGCACATGTTAAAGAGAACAACACATCTGTATTCATAATGTTGTGCCAAATCACCAAAACATTTGTCCTTCAGCGATTCTGGAGAGCACCCTGCTTCTGGAAGCTCTAAGACGAGACGACTTGCAAGTCAGCTAACACCGGACATATgtcatccattgacttcactgagattcAACCCAAAAGCCCAAGACAACCAGTAACTTGTCTTTGAAAGTTAGGAGAGAGTCACGTCGCATAGCCCCATCGCTTACACAGCAATCAGAAAGTTCCCCCGGTGCGCACCGAAACAGATACATTTTGCCACCGAGCGCCTACACAAACGCCAAGCAACCACGCCGCTGATCCCGCGGAACAACCAACTTCCCACGTCCACTCCAGCCGGTCAACAACCAGGGACAGCCCATTCACACCCCATTGCCGTACTAGGTCCTTCTAATCGGCATGCAGCCCCTACCCCTGCCTCTCTGTTAAGCCGCATCCAAGCCCTGTGGAAGCAGGCAGCCGAGTTTGAGCCAATCGCATATTCATGAGTAGGGGAAatccagctctgcactcccagagGACCAAGGATCACTCTTCTTTTCCTTGCAAGCAATGCGTAAATAAGGGCTCCTTGTCAGTTTCCACTAGAAGAGTCAATTCCTCCCTACTGATTAAAGCCATCAGCACCCGAATTAAAAACACCACCAACAATAAAAGGGAAAGCAACCAGCCGGCCCATCAATGAAAGAGAGCATAAAACACAGCAGGGCTCCTACCTTACAATCCTCAGGACACGATTTCACCGAGTATTCATCCGATTGTAAATACTTCTGGAGCATAACCTCAAACTCTTCGTATTTCTCCTGAGCGTGCTGGTCGTAGCGCTGGTAAGCCTGGACGCACTGGCGGCAGGAGCCTTCCCCCTCCAGCACCACATCCAGACTGCAGTTCAAAGTGTCCGGATTGGACAACCCGGCGAACAACTCCCAAAGGGTGTAGGAATTACAAAAGGAAAGGTAAAAATCCGTCAAGTTCCAGCCCGGAGTCGGATGACTCCCGGTCACCTGCTGCTCCCGGCTCCATCTCCCCCGGCACACAGAGTCCGCATCCTCCACGCTGAAACACTGGCCAGACGCGGAGCTCTGCGGGTAACACGTCTCCAGGCGCCAAAAAGGTTTGGTGGAGTTCCCTAGAAAAATAGCcttgttgttattgttattatttttgctgctgccgccgctgctgctgggggagggaggcagggtgggtAATGAGGAGGAGAGGAGTCTATGGGCCGCCTGTGCCGCAGGCGAGGGCTCCCCCATGCTAGAGAGTAGCTCCCGCTCCGGATGCTCGGGCTGCTGCTGCGCCTTGTCTCTGGTCCTGGTGAGTTTGGCTTCGGCACAGAACCACAAGTGATCAGAGAGCAGGACTGTGAAAAACAAGAGCGATGCCAGGGACAGTCGCCATTTCTGAGCCCTCTCTGAATCAGTGAAGGGTTTCTCGTTCTCCCGGGGTGCAAACCAGATTTTTAGGCCGTCATCGTACTGCCGACTGCACATCCAAGCACCCCTGGTCATATTTTGGGAACGCGCAGCCCTGGCCGACTCCACCGTGAGGGCTCCGTTGCCAGTGTCACCACAATATGCATTGACTTAAAAGATTGGGGGGGATTTTcttgccttccttccttcctctctctctctctctctctcccgctctctctctctttctttctcttctttcttcttcttcttcttcttcttctttttcttcttcgtCCTCTCCCTATTGAAATGTTGTTGGGTTTTGCAGGTGGATCCGGCTGGGTCTCACCACAGATCCATCCAATACAGAGTACGGTGGAGCAGATGAGAGCAACAatgcagagagaggaggaggaggaggaggaggaggtggtggtggtgctggtggtggtggtggtggcggctggTGGTGGGGTTGGCTGGCTgcttcttttcctcccctcctctcacCCAGGCATTGTCAGATAGCAGATCTCCATCGCTCTCCTGAGAAAAGCCggctgccccctgccagctgcATGCCGCTTCCCCCGCTGCCGACGGGCGGCTGGAGGAGAGCAGCTCCCCTGCCTGCCTTGCCTCCCTCCTTCCTAACGCTGCCGgggctgcttctcctcctcctgagcccagagccctggcacaGATGCCTGCACCCCGGTCTCCGTCTTccccgctccctcctcccccccaccccccacccccacccgcgcTCTAGCCGGCGCGGCGCTGCTGCAGGGCTCCCGGAGCGCGGCTGAGGACgcggaaggggaggaggaggcggcggcggctgctgctgccgcgGCGGCGGCTGGTGACAgtgagcggcggcggcggcggcggcggctggggcCGCGGGGCGCGTTCTCCCCCGGCGCGCGGGGCGGGCTTGCCTGGGTTTTGCCTCCCGGTGGCCACGGTCATCTTTGGTCCCTGGGCTAAGTTGCCGCCATCTTCGTCCTGGAGAagcacttttttggggggagcgCTGCCTTTTGCGTCATCTCCTCCCGCGCCGAGCTCGCTCTCTCCTGGCGCAGTGGCCGCCGCTCTTCCTCCGCCTGCCCACGGAGGTGGGGGAAGGCACCGGGGACCACATGGCCCCACCGGCGGGCTTCCGGAGCGCAActcctcagcccgcgccgctcgCCTCGCTTCGCCACGTCCTAAGCTCCAGCATCCCCGGCTCCTGCCTTTGCTCCCATCAGTGGCTCCTTCTTCCTTCCCTCTGTGGCCCCCGAACCACCTCCTCCCCGCAGGGCGATGGCTGGAGGCATCTGTCTCTCTGTGGGTGTCCTTTGTGTGTGCCGGGTCATCTCAAACAGCAAACGGCTCGGGTCAGATACAATGTCAGGGTCCGGGTGAGAGCTGGATCCTGCCAGGGTTTTTATGGCCCCCCGTTACCCACTATTCCACTGCCCACATGAAAACTAAGTCTGCCCGTCCATATTTCACTTGACATAACTCCTAGACCTCCAAAGCATCCCAGAGCAACTGCACTGCAACACCCCAACTGCCATCTGGAACCTCAGATTGCACTGCCTAAATGAAGAACCCGTTTAGCCTCGTGTGTCTTCAAAATCCTGACCCTGATACACCCCAGTGTAACAGTAACACAAAAACTTGGATCCCACATCTGGATCCTGCTGCGTTTTGCCCCCAAACCCTGAAATTGTACCATCAAAACAGAGAACAATGTTTGCTTCTATtattcaaaaaaaaaaccaacaaccgcCAAATCCaaaatctaaaaacaaaacaaaaaacccactggaCGCCAAAACATCCCAGTCATAGAACTTTACAACTCTAATTTGGCACTTATATCTTGCCGGAtctggctatttttttttttttttggctgcatATCCTTCAGAATACCATTTAGATGTAGTACATATGCAGCATCTAATAGTCCACTCGAATAATCAGAATCCTAACATATCGTGGGGCAACAGTGCCACAAAAGTATGTCTGGCAAGGGTTTTGGCACTGAACAGCCAACATATAATTTAAATGGAGTCTTCATTTACAAGAATTCATCTCGTGTTTTGGTCATGTGATACATATATCAGTAGTGTTATTTATCTTTCCTTTTACAGTGGATACTCTTAAAAATGAATTTCAGTTTGAAGATAGAGACTATTGGTGAGACTTGTAATATCTCTACATGCAGGATGAATCTTTTTAAGTGTACCCATTGTACTTCATAAAATGTAATCCTCCCCATTATTTAGTCAGTCATGTATTTATTCCTTAGCAAATGGGAGCGATACTATAATATACTAGATATACTTGGTCTAGGCTCAGAGTGGGGGGTAGGGACAAGGGGGACCTTTTGAGGTCTCTTTCAGCCTTATATGTCTATCATTCTATCATCCTATTATCACAATCTACAAGTACCCACAGAGGGAACAGATTCATGATAGTAGGTGGCTCTTTAATTCAGTATCCAAGAGATTAataagatccaatggttggaagcagAAACTAGACAAATGCAGGCTAGAAATAAAGtgcacattttaaacagtgaCCATAATTAACCAGGGGGACAacttacctagagaggtggtggattttctatcacttgaagtcttaaatcaagactggatatttttctaaaagatattctatagctcaaccagaagttatgg carries:
- the NALF1 gene encoding transmembrane protein FAM155A, with amino-acid sequence MTRGAWMCSRQYDDGLKIWFAPRENEKPFTDSERAQKWRLSLASLLFFTVLLSDHLWFCAEAKLTRTRDKAQQQPEHPERELLSSMGEPSPAAQAAHRLLSSSLPTLPPSPSSSGGSSKNNNNNNKAIFLGNSTKPFWRLETCYPQSSASGQCFSVEDADSVCRGRWSREQQVTGSHPTPGWNLTDFYLSFCNSYTLWELFAGLSNPDTLNCSLDVVLEGEGSCRQCVQAYQRYDQHAQEKYEEFEVMLQKYLQSDEYSVKSCPEDCKTVYKAWLCSQYFEVTQFHCSNRIPCKQYCLEVQTRCPFILPDNDDVIYGGLSSFICTGLYENYPTNAEPECCDVRWGLLPDNQSKGTIKTSDSSMCHRTSLTVSSASRLCNSRLKLCVLVLILLHTVLTVSAAQNSTGLGFGGITTLEDNSTNEE